TCGGACGGCGAGCGCGACGAGACGCGCTTTCAGGCGGCCGTCCAGCGACTGCCGCCGCTCGGACGGTACGGTCTCGCGCCCGACGACCGACTCTCGCCGGCGGCGAAACTGTTCGTCGCGAGCGTGGCCGTCCTGCTGGTATCGTTCGTGATGGAGGCGGGCTTCGGCATCGTCGCCTGAGCGGGCAACAGGCTTTACACGCCGCGCTCGAAAGCGCGGGTATGCCAGAGACGAGCGAGACGACCGACCGCGACGACCCACTCGTCGGCCGTGCCGACGGTCTCAAGGAGGCGTGGGCAGCGACGCTCGACGACATGGACGCCCTCGCTGCCGAGTACGACGGAGAGGGCTGGGAGACACTCACCATCCCGGCCGGTCACACCGCGACCGAAGCGCCGGAAAGCGGCGATGAGGGGCGCTTCGGGCTGGTCTACGTGATTCCCGACAACTACGCCGAGGAGTTCTCGGCGGCGTTCGACGGCGGCGAGTTCCCGCGCTACGACGTCTTCCGCAACGAATCGCAGGGACAGGTGTTTCTGGTGACGTTGCTCGCCGACCCCGCAACCGAGACGGCGGTGTTCGTCGCCGGCGGGTTCGAGCGCCGCGGTTCGCGCCCGCTGATGGGGGCCGCTCGCGACGCCGGCGCGATGTACACCCATCTCCAGACGCTCGACGGGACGCGGTTGGGCTCGTTCGAACACGACGACCCCGAGAAATTCTTCCCGGCGACCGATTACGACGCCGTCAGGTAGCCCGCGAAGTGGAAGGACTTTGTAGGTGGGCGGCCCACTGACCCATCATGAACGTCGCCGACGCGATGACGTCGCGCGAGTCGCTCGTTACGGTTTCGCTGCCCGGGACCCGCGACGACGCGCTCGAATACCTCCAGGAGCGCCAGTTCTCCTCGATACCCGTCGTGAAAGGCGAGGGAGACGGCGAGGAGTTCCGGGGACTCGTCTCGCGCCGAACACTCATCGAACGGCCCGACGAGGACCAGCTCGCCCTGCTGGTCGAGGACGGACCGACGACGACGTCGGATACCGCCATCGAGGCGCTCGCCGCGACGATGGTCGCCGAGGGCGCACGCCGTGTCCCCGTGGTCGACGGGCAGCTAGAGGGTATCGTCACCATCACCGACGTGGTGCGGGCGATCGCGGAGGGCAACGTCGCCGGCGACACGCAGGTCGGCGACCTCGCCTCTCGAACCGTGAACGCCGTCTACGCCGGGACGCCGCTGCCGGTCGCCGAGCGCGAACTCTCACACTCGGACGTCCCCTACGCCGTCGTGCTCGACGACGACGGCGAGATGTGTGGCGTACTCACCGAGGCCGACATCCTCGACGTGGCACGGGTCGTCGAGGGCGAGGCACGGACCGGCGACTCCATCGCCGGCCAGGACGACGACTGGATGTGGGAGGGGATCAAGGCCGTCGGCAACCGGTACTTCCCGACGCGAAACGTCGAGATTCCCACCGAACCGGTCCGCGAGTTCATGACCGCGGATGTCGTGAGCGTCGGCACCACACGGACCGCACGGGAGGCCGCGCGGGCGATGATCACGAACGACATCGAACAGATCCCGCTCGTCAGCGGGAGCGAACTCATCGGCGTGGTCCGGGACGTCAACCTGCTGGAGGCGCTCGATGGCTGATGCGACTACCGGTGCGGACGCCGCAACGCTCGCCGAACTCGCCAAACGCCGTGGCTTCTTCTTCCCCGCGAACGACGCCTATGGGGGAGCCAGCGGTTTCTATACCTACGGGCCGGAAGGCGCGGCGCTGAAGCGCAACCTCGAAGCGAGCTGGCGCGAGCGGTTCGTCACCCGCGAGGACAACATGGAGATCTCCTCGCCGACGGTCACGCCGGAACCGGTCTTCGAGGCGTCGGGCCATCTCGACGGCTTCGACGACATGATCCTCGAATGTCCCGAGTGCGGCGCGAACCATCGGGCCGACCACCTCGTCGAGGACAATACGGAAATCGAGGAAGCCGAAAGTCTGGGAACCGAACACATCGCCGAACTCGTCGCCGAACACGAGATCGCCTGCCCGTCGTGTGGGACTGAACTGGCCGGCGAGCCCGTCGAGGCGTTCAACCTGATGTTCGAGACGACGATCGGGCCGGGTTCGTCCTCGCCGGGC
This region of Halococcus sediminicola genomic DNA includes:
- a CDS encoding DUF7529 family protein, whose product is MPETSETTDRDDPLVGRADGLKEAWAATLDDMDALAAEYDGEGWETLTIPAGHTATEAPESGDEGRFGLVYVIPDNYAEEFSAAFDGGEFPRYDVFRNESQGQVFLVTLLADPATETAVFVAGGFERRGSRPLMGAARDAGAMYTHLQTLDGTRLGSFEHDDPEKFFPATDYDAVR
- a CDS encoding CBS domain-containing protein, with protein sequence MNVADAMTSRESLVTVSLPGTRDDALEYLQERQFSSIPVVKGEGDGEEFRGLVSRRTLIERPDEDQLALLVEDGPTTTSDTAIEALAATMVAEGARRVPVVDGQLEGIVTITDVVRAIAEGNVAGDTQVGDLASRTVNAVYAGTPLPVAERELSHSDVPYAVVLDDDGEMCGVLTEADILDVARVVEGEARTGDSIAGQDDDWMWEGIKAVGNRYFPTRNVEIPTEPVREFMTADVVSVGTTRTAREAARAMITNDIEQIPLVSGSELIGVVRDVNLLEALDG